AGACCCCTCGCCGAGGTGGAGATCGACGGTAACGGGCCTGAAACGGGGACTCGATCGCGTTATTCCGAATCTTTATACAGCCGTGCCCGCAGCACCTACACGTCCATGAGCGTGAACACGACAGACACCTTGTACGTGGACGGAGCATGGCGCGAAGCTTCCGGCGGAGGCTCGATTCCGGTGACGAACCCGGCGACCGAGGAGCCGATCGCCGACGTCCGGAGTGCGAGCGAGGCCGACGTCGAAGCCGCACTCGACGCTGCCGCTTCGGCACAAAAGGAGTGGGAGCTGACTCCCGCACGCGAGCGCGGGGACGTCCTGCGGGACGTGTCGGCGCTGATGCTGGAGCACACCGACGAGTTGGCGGAGCTGATCACGCGAGAGCAGGGGAAACCGATCGAGCACGCTCGGGGAGAGATCGAGGACGCTGCCGACCTGGTTCAGTACATGGCCGAGTGGGACCGACGCATCGAAGGCGACGTGTTGCCGGGCGATACGCGTCGTGAATCGGTCCATCTCCTCCGCAAACCACACGGCGTCGTCTCCGCGATCATCCCGTGGAACTACCCCGTCGCCGTGTTCGTGCGCAAGCTCGCGCCGGCATTGGTCACCGGCAACACGCTGGTCGGCAAGCCCAGCGAGCAAACGCCCCTGGCGACGATCCGTCTCGTGGAACTCATCCACGAAGAGGGCGACGTCCCCGACGGGGTTCTCAATCTGGTCACCGGTGCTGGCGACGTCGGACGGGCGTTGGTCACCGCCGATCAGGTGAGCATGGTGACGATGACGGGCCACGTCGAGACCGGGAAGGCGATCATGCGGGATGCTGCCGACGAC
This genomic window from Halococcus agarilyticus contains:
- the aldA gene encoding aldehyde dehydrogenase, translated to MSVNTTDTLYVDGAWREASGGGSIPVTNPATEEPIADVRSASEADVEAALDAAASAQKEWELTPARERGDVLRDVSALMLEHTDELAELITREQGKPIEHARGEIEDAADLVQYMAEWDRRIEGDVLPGDTRRESVHLLRKPHGVVSAIIPWNYPVAVFVRKLAPALVTGNTLVGKPSEQTPLATIRLVELIHEEGDVPDGVLNLVTGAGDVGRALVTADQVSMVTMTGHVETGKAIMRDAADDLTTVSLELGGKAPAIVWKDADLDAAIDKVLAARVANAGQVCTCAERVYVYSDVAEEFVEKYATAARDLELSDPLGDADMGPLVSAEQVEKSAAAVENARKQGAEVEVGGRAPDRPGHWYEPTLVTNAEQGMDIMQEEVFGPVLPVTTVDSFEEALEYANDSRYGLSSYVYTDDYQLAMRFAEELEFGETYINRSIGELWQGHHIGWNESGTGGEDGKYGLQKYTQLKTVYHNYE